One Curtobacterium sp. MCLR17_007 DNA window includes the following coding sequences:
- a CDS encoding Rid family hydrolase translates to MSKTAIVTDNAPKPAGSYSQGIVANGFLYTAGFGPQDPATGEIADDVAGQTAQVLANIRAVLAEHGATLDDVVKSTVHLEHSDRDFAAFNAEYAKHFSEPYPVRTTVQSHLASILVEIDVVAVLPSAS, encoded by the coding sequence GTGTCGAAGACCGCCATCGTGACCGACAACGCCCCGAAGCCCGCCGGCTCCTACAGCCAGGGGATCGTGGCGAACGGGTTCCTGTACACCGCCGGGTTCGGCCCGCAGGACCCCGCGACGGGGGAGATCGCCGACGACGTCGCCGGGCAGACCGCCCAGGTGCTCGCGAACATCCGCGCGGTGCTCGCCGAGCACGGCGCGACGCTGGACGACGTCGTGAAGTCGACCGTGCACCTCGAGCACTCCGACCGCGACTTCGCGGCCTTCAACGCCGAGTACGCGAAGCACTTCTCCGAGCCGTACCCGGTCCGCACCACCGTGCAGTCGCACCTCGCGTCGATCCTCGTCGAGATCGACGTCGTCGCGGTCCTGCCGAGCGCGTCCTGA
- a CDS encoding pyridoxamine 5'-phosphate oxidase family protein, giving the protein MTDNQTDQRAAISDIVHGARTALLTTVSDDGSLHARPLAVQDKSFDGTLRFLVQDGSEKVEDIARNPHVNVAIESQGGYLSIAGTATVTKDESVIDDLWSPFAEAWFPDGRDDPSIRLLTVEGDSVEYWTQDTGPVGSLVQTMKAALGKQDRPDVGSHGTLEL; this is encoded by the coding sequence ATGACCGACAACCAGACCGACCAGCGCGCCGCCATCTCGGACATCGTCCACGGGGCCCGCACAGCACTCCTCACCACCGTCAGCGACGACGGCAGCCTGCATGCCCGTCCGCTCGCGGTGCAGGACAAGAGCTTCGACGGCACCCTGCGCTTCCTGGTGCAGGACGGCAGCGAGAAGGTCGAGGACATCGCCAGGAACCCCCACGTGAACGTCGCCATCGAGTCGCAGGGCGGGTACCTGTCCATCGCCGGGACCGCCACCGTGACGAAGGACGAATCGGTCATCGACGACCTGTGGTCCCCGTTCGCCGAGGCCTGGTTCCCGGACGGCCGTGACGACCCGAGCATCCGCCTGCTCACCGTCGAGGGCGACTCCGTCGAGTACTGGACGCAGGACACCGGCCCGGTCGGCAGCCTCGTCCAGACGATGAAGGCCGCACTCGGCAAGCAGGACCGGCCCGACGTGGGGTCGCACGGCACGCTCGAGCTCTAG